A DNA window from Ornithobacterium rhinotracheale DSM 15997 contains the following coding sequences:
- a CDS encoding type II 3-dehydroquinate dehydratase, whose translation MIKFVEKPLFSIMKPKFIIINGPNLNLLGTREPEIYGNKTFEDFLPEIREKFSHCDIEYYQTNHEGSIIDKLHEVGFSYQGIVLNAGAYTHYSYAIADALKAIKTPCIEIHISDIYAREDFRSQSVTGVNCISIVSGKGLEGYKIALQELLDYLKI comes from the coding sequence ATGATTAAATTTGTAGAAAAGCCTTTATTTAGCATTATGAAACCAAAATTTATCATCATTAATGGTCCTAACTTAAACCTACTCGGCACACGCGAACCAGAAATCTACGGCAACAAAACTTTTGAAGATTTTTTGCCAGAAATCCGTGAAAAATTTTCGCATTGCGACATTGAATATTACCAAACCAATCACGAGGGCAGCATTATCGACAAATTGCACGAAGTGGGATTTTCCTACCAAGGCATCGTCCTAAACGCTGGTGCCTACACGCATTATTCTTACGCCATTGCCGATGCGCTTAAAGCCATCAAAACGCCGTGTATCGAAATCCATATTTCGGACATTTATGCGAGAGAAGATTTTAGAAGCCAATCCGTTACGGGTGTAAACTGCATCAGCATTGTGAGCGGAAAAGGCTTGGAGGGCTATAAAATTGCCTTGCAGGAATTGCTCGATTATTTAAAAATCTAA
- the fbp gene encoding class 1 fructose-bisphosphatase, which produces MAKNYQTLGEFIIQNQNDFKYSTGELSRLLSCIKLATKVVNQEVNKAGLVEKILGDVGSENVQGEQQKKLDVFANETFIKALTQREVVCGIASEENEDFIQIEGGGNSHLSKYVVLIDPLDGSSNADVNVTVGTIFSVYRRVTPEGTPVQMEDFLQKGIHQVAAGYVLYGLSTILVYTTGNGVNGFTLDPAIGTFYLSHPNMKFPPTGNIYSINEGNYVHFPQGVKDYIKYCQESEGDRPYTSRYIGSLVADFHRNMMKGGIYIYPSGTNHPKGKLRLLYECNPMAMLTEQAGGFASDGYQRILEIQPESLHERVPFFCGSRNMVRTAEEFMKKYGKCDF; this is translated from the coding sequence ATGGCTAAAAATTACCAAACTCTCGGCGAATTTATTATTCAGAATCAAAACGATTTTAAGTATTCCACAGGTGAGCTTTCGCGGCTTTTGAGCTGTATAAAATTGGCAACCAAAGTGGTGAATCAAGAAGTGAACAAGGCGGGGCTTGTGGAGAAGATTTTGGGCGATGTGGGCAGCGAAAATGTGCAGGGCGAACAGCAGAAAAAGCTAGATGTTTTTGCCAATGAGACATTTATCAAAGCACTCACACAGCGTGAGGTGGTTTGCGGAATAGCCTCGGAAGAGAACGAGGATTTTATTCAAATCGAGGGCGGAGGAAATTCGCACTTGAGTAAATATGTTGTGCTCATAGATCCGCTCGATGGGTCTTCCAATGCCGATGTGAATGTCACGGTGGGGACGATATTCTCGGTATATCGTCGCGTAACTCCCGAGGGAACACCTGTGCAGATGGAGGATTTTTTACAAAAAGGAATCCACCAAGTGGCGGCAGGCTATGTGCTGTATGGGCTTTCTACGATTTTGGTTTATACAACGGGAAATGGCGTGAACGGGTTTACGCTGGATCCTGCCATTGGGACATTTTATCTGTCGCACCCGAATATGAAATTTCCACCAACGGGGAATATTTATTCCATCAACGAAGGAAATTATGTGCATTTTCCGCAAGGGGTGAAGGATTATATTAAATATTGCCAAGAATCTGAAGGAGATAGACCTTATACTTCGCGCTACATCGGTTCGCTTGTGGCAGATTTTCACAGAAATATGATGAAAGGTGGAATTTATATTTATCCCTCAGGCACCAATCACCCAAAAGGCAAATTAAGATTGTTGTATGAGTGTAATCCCATGGCGATGCTCACTGAGCAAGCGGGCGGATTTGCAAGTGATGGTTATCAAAGGATTTTGGAAATTCAGCCCGAGAGTTTACACGAAAGAGTACCGTTTTTCTGTGGCTCTAGAAATATGGTGCGCACGGCAGAAGAGTTCATGAAAAAATATGGAAAATGTGATTTTTAA
- a CDS encoding exonuclease SbcCD subunit D C-terminal domain-containing protein: protein MRILHTADWHIGKKLHNYDLHQDFDLFIDWLCQLVENREIDLILVSGDIFDTGNPSAESRKQFYQSLIRLQKLNCQIILTGGNHDSASMLNAPKDILNEISVKMIGGMPENIEDCVIPFKKNDEEIVICAIPFLRDADLRRANDGLSYEDRIQAVQKGIENTYAQAAKYCELQFPNVPVIAMGHLFTAGVSSTSDSERDIQIGNEAKFDAHRLSNRFAYVALGHIHKPQRINAEKPTFYSGSPLPLSFSERKDEKRVLLIDTEKGFEPESISVPSFRKLIRISGDLENIKTKLNTLNSDSTLTNLLEIELKEPKFSIQVETDFLDLISNFKEENFSIIKTKMFFEDRVLGTNELFHQDVNISDLSPNEVFDEFLETQTLDDAYAKELREAFTILLQEVYDQQTENL from the coding sequence ATGAGAATTCTACACACCGCCGATTGGCACATTGGCAAAAAACTGCACAATTACGATTTACACCAAGATTTTGATTTATTCATCGATTGGCTTTGCCAATTGGTGGAAAATCGTGAGATTGATTTAATTTTGGTCTCGGGCGATATTTTTGACACAGGCAATCCTTCTGCCGAAAGCCGAAAGCAGTTTTACCAAAGCTTAATTCGTTTGCAAAAATTAAATTGCCAAATCATTCTCACAGGAGGCAATCACGATTCGGCTTCTATGCTTAATGCGCCAAAAGATATTTTAAACGAAATTTCGGTGAAAATGATTGGCGGCATGCCCGAAAACATAGAGGATTGTGTGATCCCTTTCAAGAAAAATGACGAAGAAATCGTAATTTGCGCCATTCCGTTTTTGCGCGATGCAGATTTGCGCCGCGCCAACGATGGCTTGTCTTACGAAGACCGCATTCAAGCCGTGCAAAAAGGGATTGAAAACACTTATGCTCAGGCTGCAAAATACTGCGAATTGCAATTTCCAAATGTACCCGTCATCGCCATGGGGCATTTGTTCACGGCGGGTGTTTCCTCAACATCGGATAGCGAGCGAGATATCCAAATCGGGAACGAGGCAAAATTTGATGCGCATCGTTTGAGCAATCGTTTTGCCTATGTGGCACTTGGGCACATTCACAAGCCACAGAGAATCAATGCAGAAAAACCCACTTTTTATTCAGGCTCTCCGCTTCCGCTTTCATTTAGCGAAAGAAAAGACGAAAAAAGAGTGCTTTTAATCGATACAGAAAAGGGTTTTGAGCCCGAAAGCATTTCCGTACCGAGTTTTAGGAAATTAATTCGTATTTCGGGAGATTTAGAAAACATTAAAACTAAACTTAATACGCTAAACAGCGATTCTACACTGACTAATTTGCTAGAAATAGAGCTTAAAGAGCCTAAATTTTCAATTCAGGTGGAAACGGATTTTTTGGATTTAATTTCCAATTTTAAAGAAGAAAATTTCAGCATTATTAAAACTAAAATGTTTTTTGAAGACCGAGTTTTGGGCACCAATGAGCTTTTTCATCAAGATGTAAATATTTCGGATTTAAGCCCAAATGAAGTTTTTGATGAATTTTTGGAAACGCAAACTTTGGACGATGCATATGCAAAAGAATTAAGGGAAGCTTTTACGATTTTGCTGCAAGAAGTGTATGACCAACAAACCGAAAACCTTTAG